The Rhodothermales bacterium DNA segment GCCGAACGTGCCGCCCTCTCGGCCGAGCGGGACCGCCTCATCGCCGAGCGCCACCATGCCGGGGCGCAGGAGACAGAGCGCGAGCGCGCCGCCGCCGTCGCCCTCACCCGGGCGGAAGCCTCGCTCCTCGCAGCACGGGCCGCGTACCGCCGCACCGCCGCGGTATTCCGCTTCGGCCAAGAAGAAACGGAGGCCCTCGGTGAAGGCGCACACGTCGCGCTCGACGAGGCCCGCGCTACACTCGCCGCCGCCGAAGCCGACGTCGAAGCCGCTCGCTACGGTGGAGCCGAGGCGTGGCGCGAGAGCTGGCACGGCCACGCCGCTCACCTCCGGCTCCTCGACGCCCACCTCCGCGACCTCGACGCCAGGATCGATCGCCTAGCCGTTCGCGTCCCTTCCACCCTCCTCCACGGCGCGATCGTGCTCACCGAAGACCTCGACCTGCTCCCCCACGCCCGCCTCGACGCCGGCGCCCCCCTTCTCGAGCTCGCCGCTCTCGACGGCGACGGCACGACGCCGTACGTCGTCCAAGCCTTCGCCCCTGAGAGATCCGCCCACCGCCTGCGACCGGGGATGCTCGCTCGGCTCACCTTCCCCGCCGTCTCCCAGGACCGACCCCGTCAGGCCACCGGCCGCGTACTACGCATCGGACCCGCCCCCGACGGCACCACCCCCACACGCTGGCGCGTCGAGCTCGTCCTCGACCATGCCTCCCTCGCCGCGATCACGGCTTCTCCGATGCACACTGGACACCGGATCACGCCCCGTTCAGGGCTCGCCATCCACGTCGCTGTCCGTGAGCGGCGTGAGACGGTAGCCGAAACCATTTCTTACTGGATCGCCGCTCGCCGTCTCAACCCGTGACCAACGTCGTAGTCCGCCGCAAGGCGGAGCGATCAGAAATGAACCGTGGCGTTACGAGTGGACTGCGCCTTCACCGGCTGGCGTCTCTCTGTACCAGTCCGGCCACGTATTCCGCCGGTGACAACCCTGCCGCCGCCGCCTGCACCTTCAGCGCCTGCTTGTCGTCCGGCCGCATCTTGAGCTGGA contains these protein-coding regions:
- a CDS encoding biotin/lipoyl-binding protein; this translates as MNRSSSTTTSQQLPVSGDGIREQILPELALPDPAAALGSEPERARRTARLVLRTVAAVCVLAAVGIATVPIERTVELDGRLVPEHAVPVRPRIGGLVAEILVTAGDTVAVGDTLARLDGHALRAERAALSAERDRLIAERHHAGAQETERERAAAVALTRAEASLLAARAAYRRTAAVFRFGQEETEALGEGAHVALDEARATLAAAEADVEAARYGGAEAWRESWHGHAAHLRLLDAHLRDLDARIDRLAVRVPSTLLHGAIVLTEDLDLLPHARLDAGAPLLELAALDGDGTTPYVVQAFAPERSAHRLRPGMLARLTFPAVSQDRPRQATGRVLRIGPAPDGTTPTRWRVELVLDHASLAAITASPMHTGHRITPRSGLAIHVAVRERRETVAETISYWIAARRLNP